A single Alcanivorax borkumensis SK2 DNA region contains:
- a CDS encoding glycosyltransferase family 2 protein: MSTGFSVVIPAYNYGHCIERAVQSVLNQSYSDFEVLVINDGSTDNTDTVMQSLSEQNSSRLSYVRQNNQGLSAVRNRGVEEAVFSWLVFLDADDEMCSGALAALDQCAQGNPQARLLIGGHLSCSQEGCDEIRPWPASDDCQKNFSEYLGKKLTISNGACAMHRTLFASVRYDRELRHTEDLPVFAHVLANYPVATTPQPIAKIHKHEDSMRHDVSAALAVGMSLESRIFDNNGLPEWAQAMRKSYRVRRLLSLVKICDRAERYGDVRRLYGQLFRESPFMAMQPRYIRRLIKSLMK, from the coding sequence ATGAGCACGGGGTTTTCCGTTGTCATTCCTGCCTATAACTATGGCCACTGCATCGAGCGGGCGGTGCAGTCGGTATTGAACCAGTCTTATTCTGATTTTGAGGTGTTGGTGATCAATGATGGCTCTACCGATAACACCGATACGGTGATGCAGTCGCTGTCTGAGCAGAATAGTTCCCGGCTGTCTTATGTTCGGCAGAACAATCAAGGGCTGTCCGCAGTACGGAATCGGGGCGTGGAGGAAGCGGTTTTTTCCTGGCTAGTTTTCCTGGATGCTGATGATGAAATGTGCTCTGGGGCATTGGCAGCACTGGATCAATGCGCACAAGGAAACCCTCAAGCACGACTCCTTATCGGTGGCCATCTTTCATGTAGCCAGGAAGGGTGTGACGAAATTCGGCCATGGCCCGCATCGGATGATTGCCAGAAGAATTTCTCTGAATATCTGGGCAAGAAATTGACCATCTCAAATGGCGCGTGCGCGATGCATCGGACGTTATTTGCATCTGTGCGCTATGACCGTGAGTTGCGTCATACAGAGGATTTGCCCGTGTTTGCCCATGTGCTGGCCAATTATCCGGTGGCCACTACTCCGCAGCCCATTGCCAAAATTCACAAGCATGAAGACAGTATGCGCCATGATGTGAGCGCGGCCTTGGCGGTGGGCATGTCTCTGGAAAGCCGGATTTTTGATAACAATGGTCTGCCCGAATGGGCCCAGGCAATGCGCAAGAGCTATCGTGTGCGTAGATTACTTTCATTGGTGAAAATCTGTGATCGAGCTGAGCGTTACGGAGATGTCCGTCGTTTATACGGGCAACTTTTCAGGGAGTCCCCTTTTATGGCCATGCAGCCTCGTTATATACGCCGCCTGATCAAGAGCCTGATGAAATGA
- the rfaP gene encoding lipopolysaccharide core heptose(I) kinase RfaP, whose product MSKMLREDLAAAWAGKDPFEQAARQQGDIFREREGRRTLRFFHAGKGYFLKYHGGIGWREIFKNLAQGKLPVLGAMQEVRAIDAVRAAGLDTMTVAGYGCRGHNPSRQESFLVTDELADTLSLEEVGESWLEAGEVPVGFKRELIRRVAAIARRMHDAGINHRDFYLAHFLMPAPAVHARDETAPLFLIDLHRSQVRGAVPQRWRVKDLGGLYFSTARYGMTRRDVLRFVREYSGLSLRDVLTEKSALLAASQREGEKIYRRYYEKKPQFPLQFNAHPGKDI is encoded by the coding sequence ATGAGCAAGATGCTGCGTGAGGATCTGGCGGCGGCCTGGGCCGGTAAGGACCCGTTTGAGCAGGCAGCCCGACAACAAGGGGATATTTTCCGGGAACGTGAAGGGCGCAGAACGCTACGTTTTTTCCATGCCGGGAAAGGTTATTTCCTCAAGTACCATGGCGGGATTGGATGGCGTGAAATCTTCAAGAATCTCGCTCAGGGGAAATTGCCTGTGCTTGGTGCCATGCAGGAAGTGCGTGCGATTGATGCTGTTCGGGCCGCAGGGCTGGATACGATGACGGTGGCAGGGTATGGCTGCCGTGGCCACAATCCGTCTCGTCAGGAATCGTTTCTGGTCACGGATGAGCTGGCCGATACCTTGAGTCTGGAGGAAGTAGGCGAAAGCTGGCTTGAGGCAGGAGAAGTTCCTGTAGGCTTCAAGCGCGAGCTGATTCGTCGGGTGGCTGCTATCGCCCGCCGTATGCATGACGCCGGCATTAATCACCGTGATTTTTATCTGGCCCACTTTTTGATGCCGGCCCCCGCGGTGCACGCCAGGGATGAAACCGCGCCTCTTTTCCTGATCGATCTGCACCGTTCCCAGGTGCGAGGGGCGGTTCCTCAACGATGGCGAGTCAAGGATTTGGGGGGGTTGTATTTCTCCACTGCCCGGTACGGGATGACGCGAAGAGATGTTCTGCGATTTGTGCGTGAGTACAGTGGCCTGTCTTTACGTGACGTGTTGACGGAAAAATCTGCCCTGCTGGCCGCCAGTCAGCGCGAAGGTGAAAAAATTTATCGTCGCTATTATGAAAAAAAACCACAATTTCCGCTGCAGTTTAATGCGCACCCGGGGAAGGATATATGA
- the lpxL gene encoding LpxL/LpxP family Kdo(2)-lipid IV(A) lauroyl/palmitoleoyl acyltransferase — MGKRINRPSRLSDPRLYPSWLGVGLFWLVGQLPWTVLLAAGRGLGHLAWHLTKKRRHVVQTNIRFCFPELSAEEQETLARRCMVSTGEAILEMAGSFSNHRINLNNRLTINGLEHVRNAQAAGQGVLLLGMHFNSIDVGSRLLSCAFDMNAVYRPNDNLVIDRLINKGRLNYMKGIVKRTDIRHIVRLLRKGDIVWYAPDQDYGTAHAVFVPFFGVPAATITATSRIARMGKAAVIPCAHYRLPGGRYEIEFGPALEDFPSGDDKADTARVNSTIEHYVRKHPEQYLWVHKRFKHQKNGQSPYK; from the coding sequence ATGGGAAAACGCATCAACCGACCTTCACGCCTCTCCGATCCGCGCCTATACCCTAGCTGGCTAGGCGTCGGGCTATTCTGGCTAGTCGGCCAGCTACCGTGGACTGTTTTATTGGCCGCGGGTCGTGGACTGGGCCACCTTGCCTGGCATCTGACAAAAAAACGCCGCCATGTTGTTCAGACCAACATTCGGTTTTGCTTCCCAGAATTAAGTGCCGAAGAGCAAGAAACCTTAGCCAGGCGCTGCATGGTCAGCACCGGCGAAGCCATTCTGGAAATGGCCGGAAGCTTCAGCAACCACCGCATCAACCTTAATAACCGCCTGACTATCAATGGCTTAGAGCATGTCCGCAATGCCCAAGCCGCAGGGCAAGGGGTGTTGTTACTGGGCATGCATTTCAACAGCATAGATGTGGGGTCGCGGTTACTGAGTTGCGCATTTGATATGAATGCAGTCTATCGCCCCAACGATAACCTGGTGATTGATCGCTTGATCAATAAGGGACGCCTGAACTACATGAAAGGCATCGTTAAGCGCACAGATATTCGACATATCGTTCGCTTGCTCAGAAAGGGAGACATAGTGTGGTATGCCCCGGATCAGGATTACGGCACCGCCCACGCGGTATTTGTGCCTTTTTTTGGCGTGCCCGCAGCGACCATTACCGCCACCAGCCGCATCGCCCGCATGGGCAAGGCCGCCGTCATTCCCTGCGCGCACTACCGCCTACCCGGCGGCCGCTACGAAATCGAATTCGGCCCGGCGCTTGAAGATTTTCCCAGTGGCGACGATAAAGCGGATACAGCTCGGGTTAATAGCACAATTGAGCACTATGTGCGCAAGCATCCCGAGCAGTATCTCTGGGTTCACAAGCGGTTTAAACACCAAAAGAACGGACAATCGCCCTATAAGTAA
- a CDS encoding lipopolysaccharide kinase InaA family protein: MTALSDLQHRCWDEIEPFSLELAQETLVAKSILRHLPGKRLVVNGRWQGQPVIAKLFFNDKKAVGQHEYALLRKLASQGVQVPETIAVLEQGAHTVLLMKPVVGAELGTLLEKTFNPALLQSLLDTVWQLYDAGWIQTDLHLGNFLVDEARGIVCLDAGEIRPVPSKRGSRALVDNLALMCSQASLALQDQLILQCYQFMRARGVDGCDFENKCRKFLLKRMVQADRKWQRNCSAIRLESIKDGVAYIDREYRDKARTWLAYCENPEGLPLIKKGSRISVFADESWVVKHYQESSLKARLKQKMKHSRGMISWRQGWLWALLGIPTPRPVMLVEFTEGVRAGTSVIVFPRLQSQALSLVMEQQRSRAEHLAESVRLWLERFLWAGISHGDMKAQNILVNDNDDISFIDLDNASFSVRARRAKAKNRKDRMRFERNWEQFR, encoded by the coding sequence ATGACGGCACTGTCAGATTTGCAACATAGATGCTGGGATGAGATTGAGCCTTTCTCTCTTGAGCTAGCGCAAGAAACGTTGGTGGCTAAGAGCATTTTGCGGCATTTACCTGGGAAAAGGTTGGTGGTGAATGGCCGCTGGCAGGGGCAGCCGGTGATTGCCAAACTGTTTTTTAATGACAAAAAAGCAGTTGGTCAGCATGAGTATGCCTTGCTGAGAAAGTTGGCGTCCCAAGGTGTTCAGGTGCCGGAAACGATTGCTGTATTGGAGCAGGGAGCTCATACGGTTCTGTTGATGAAGCCGGTGGTGGGGGCTGAGCTGGGTACGTTATTGGAGAAGACGTTTAACCCTGCTTTGCTGCAAAGTTTATTGGACACCGTGTGGCAGTTGTATGACGCTGGCTGGATACAGACCGACTTACATCTAGGAAATTTTCTGGTGGATGAGGCAAGGGGTATCGTCTGTCTGGATGCAGGTGAAATTAGGCCCGTCCCTTCAAAGAGAGGCTCGCGTGCGCTGGTGGATAATCTGGCTCTGATGTGCTCCCAAGCTTCATTAGCACTGCAGGACCAATTAATTCTTCAGTGTTATCAGTTCATGCGAGCCCGGGGTGTCGATGGCTGTGATTTCGAAAATAAGTGCCGTAAGTTCCTACTGAAGAGGATGGTGCAAGCGGATAGAAAGTGGCAGCGTAACTGTTCTGCGATCCGTCTGGAGTCGATAAAAGACGGCGTTGCATACATTGATCGTGAATATCGAGATAAGGCTCGTACTTGGTTGGCGTACTGTGAAAACCCAGAGGGGTTGCCGCTGATAAAGAAAGGTAGTCGTATCAGTGTATTCGCAGACGAATCCTGGGTTGTAAAGCATTATCAAGAGTCTAGTTTGAAGGCCCGCCTCAAACAAAAAATGAAACACTCTAGGGGTATGATTAGTTGGCGCCAAGGTTGGCTGTGGGCGCTACTCGGAATACCAACGCCTCGTCCGGTTATGCTCGTTGAATTCACTGAAGGTGTACGAGCGGGAACCAGTGTTATCGTTTTTCCGAGACTGCAATCGCAGGCGCTAAGCCTAGTGATGGAGCAGCAGCGCTCCCGAGCGGAACATTTGGCAGAGAGTGTGCGGTTATGGTTGGAGCGATTTCTCTGGGCGGGCATTAGTCATGGAGATATGAAGGCGCAGAATATCTTGGTCAACGATAATGACGATATCAGCTTTATTGATCTTGATAATGCGAGTTTCAGTGTACGCGCCCGCCGGGCAAAAGCAAAAAATAGAAAAGACAGGATGCGGTTCGAAAGAAACTGGGAGCAATTTAGATAA
- a CDS encoding glycosyltransferase family 39 protein, with the protein MTKNLILSVDSPRSLACMAIIGSLALSLLAFITDPVLNRDGMLYIDLARQIAVGETQGSITNTFNWPFFSYFLAGIIKVSPFSALISVTIVVSLFAAGATALMALLLSRVSLTSGWLLLLFVLALPALNEYRSSVLRDWPGWFFSLLAIYAWLRYMEKASVGWLSLCFGAIVFGVLCRLEIGVVAIGLALAGLLMPERNWRKLAGFYVIPVVGVTALLFFLVFDGGEASDRIFRYANALNMAVRYQEFQHYGDLLAGAVLNEFSEDYGSQVLFWGLMTLIPSKLLMLLGWLILAVFLKPVDWKGGDRTTYQVLFCLWLAVLVVFLVTNVFLSSRYVVFLALMLLPFLWGRFSQAYVNGSAGFRRVSVMILIVSALATSISTTGHEKTALRQAGGWLAERSERVVYINDGQVSFYAGQGYFSDDAKPLFPEQVIPGSLLAWRVERDEQDRLLALQEPRFSLEKVFDSSGNSVVVVLVRK; encoded by the coding sequence ATGACGAAAAATCTTATTCTGTCTGTGGATAGCCCTAGATCACTTGCCTGCATGGCGATAATCGGAAGCTTAGCTCTTTCTCTGTTGGCATTTATTACTGATCCAGTTTTGAATCGGGATGGGATGCTATATATCGATTTAGCCAGGCAGATTGCTGTCGGCGAGACACAGGGTAGCATCACTAATACCTTTAATTGGCCGTTCTTCTCCTACTTTCTTGCAGGAATCATCAAGGTTAGCCCTTTTTCGGCATTAATTTCAGTGACAATAGTGGTGTCGCTTTTTGCTGCAGGGGCTACGGCGTTGATGGCTTTATTATTGTCTAGGGTCTCACTGACGTCGGGTTGGCTGCTTTTGCTTTTCGTGTTGGCCTTGCCGGCTTTGAACGAATATCGCTCTTCTGTACTGAGGGATTGGCCCGGCTGGTTTTTTTCGTTACTGGCCATTTATGCCTGGCTCCGCTATATGGAAAAGGCCTCGGTTGGGTGGCTGTCGCTGTGTTTTGGCGCCATTGTGTTTGGCGTGCTCTGCCGACTTGAAATTGGTGTTGTGGCTATTGGTCTCGCGTTGGCGGGCCTGCTCATGCCAGAGAGAAACTGGAGAAAATTGGCCGGTTTTTATGTGATTCCTGTGGTCGGCGTGACAGCTTTACTGTTTTTTCTTGTGTTTGATGGCGGCGAAGCGAGCGATAGAATTTTTCGTTATGCAAATGCACTGAATATGGCTGTTCGCTATCAGGAGTTTCAACACTATGGTGATCTGTTGGCAGGGGCAGTGCTTAATGAATTCTCGGAGGACTACGGTAGCCAGGTTTTATTTTGGGGTCTGATGACGTTGATTCCCAGTAAATTGTTAATGCTGTTGGGATGGCTAATCCTTGCTGTCTTTTTAAAACCTGTTGACTGGAAGGGTGGAGATCGTACCACCTATCAGGTTTTGTTTTGCTTATGGCTGGCTGTATTGGTGGTTTTTTTGGTCACCAACGTGTTTCTGTCTTCTCGGTATGTGGTTTTTCTCGCCTTGATGCTTTTGCCTTTCCTGTGGGGCCGGTTTTCACAGGCTTATGTTAATGGCTCTGCCGGGTTCCGGCGGGTAAGTGTAATGATTTTGATCGTGTCGGCGCTAGCAACGTCTATTAGTACCACTGGGCATGAAAAAACAGCTTTGAGGCAGGCTGGGGGCTGGTTGGCTGAACGTTCAGAGCGTGTGGTTTATATAAATGATGGGCAGGTTAGCTTTTATGCTGGCCAAGGCTACTTCAGCGATGACGCCAAACCGCTATTTCCGGAGCAAGTGATCCCGGGTAGCTTGCTGGCTTGGCGGGTGGAAAGAGATGAGCAAGATCGACTTCTTGCGTTGCAAGAACCGCGCTTTTCCTTGGAGAAAGTATTCGATAGTTCGGGAAATAGCGTGGTGGTGGTGCTGGTCAGAAAGTAG
- the mutY gene encoding A/G-specific adenine glycosylase: protein MPKYSLSPEHFSQALLDWYDQHGRQDLPWQHPRTPYQVWISEIMLQQTQVNTVIPYFQRFMEHFPDVKTLALAKQDEVLHLWTGLGYYARARNLHKCAQQLLENYAGDFPNTVEEVATLPGIGPSTAGAILAQSRGIRAPILDGNVKRVLARLHAVPGWPGKKPVESRLWELAEHYTPDHRLADYTQAIMDLGATLCRRSTPDCTACPVKTGCQAHANGNPQDYPGKKPKKTLPVRTTVMLILRDREGQVWLEQRPQQGIWGGLWCFPQTCAMEQVHHALQTRAFDARGDTQQLPPFRHTFSHYHLDIEPLEVAVDTAGPCDNNGRWVNPQNPGKLGLAAPVKKLLASLSAPRQARML, encoded by the coding sequence ATGCCTAAATACTCATTGAGTCCCGAGCATTTCAGCCAGGCGCTGCTCGACTGGTACGACCAGCATGGCCGCCAAGACCTTCCTTGGCAGCACCCTCGCACGCCTTATCAGGTGTGGATATCGGAAATCATGCTGCAACAAACCCAAGTGAACACGGTGATTCCCTACTTCCAGCGGTTCATGGAGCACTTTCCGGATGTCAAAACGCTGGCGCTGGCCAAACAGGATGAAGTCCTACACCTGTGGACCGGCCTCGGCTACTACGCCCGCGCCCGCAACCTCCACAAATGTGCGCAGCAATTACTGGAGAACTACGCAGGTGATTTCCCCAACACCGTAGAAGAAGTGGCCACACTCCCCGGCATCGGCCCCTCCACGGCTGGGGCTATCCTTGCCCAGAGCCGCGGCATTCGCGCTCCCATCCTCGACGGCAACGTTAAACGGGTGCTGGCCCGACTGCATGCCGTACCTGGCTGGCCCGGCAAGAAACCTGTGGAAAGCCGGCTATGGGAGCTGGCCGAGCACTACACACCCGACCACCGACTGGCAGACTACACCCAGGCGATCATGGACCTGGGAGCGACCCTGTGTCGACGCAGCACCCCCGACTGCACCGCCTGCCCAGTGAAAACCGGGTGCCAAGCCCATGCCAACGGCAACCCCCAGGACTACCCCGGCAAAAAGCCGAAAAAAACCCTGCCGGTGCGCACCACCGTCATGCTTATCTTGCGTGACAGGGAGGGTCAGGTCTGGCTGGAACAGCGCCCCCAGCAAGGCATCTGGGGCGGCCTGTGGTGCTTCCCGCAAACCTGTGCCATGGAACAGGTACACCATGCCCTTCAAACCCGCGCTTTTGATGCCCGTGGCGACACCCAACAGCTGCCCCCCTTTCGGCACACTTTCAGCCACTACCACCTGGATATCGAGCCGCTGGAAGTGGCCGTGGACACAGCCGGCCCCTGTGACAATAATGGCCGCTGGGTAAACCCACAAAACCCCGGGAAATTGGGGCTGGCAGCCCCTGTGAAAAAGCTGCTAGCCAGCTTGTCCGCACCACGGCAAGCCCGCATGTTATAG
- a CDS encoding cytochrome P450 has product MSTSSSTSNDIQAKIINATSKVVPMHLQIKALKNLMKVKRKTIGTSRPQVHFVETDLPDVNDLAIEDIDTSNPFLYRQGKANAYFKRLRDEAPVHYQKNSAFGPFWSVTRYEDIVFVDKSHDLFSAEPQIILGDPPEGLSVEMFIAMDPPKHDVQRRAVQGVVAPKNLKEMEGLIRKRTGDVLDSLPLDTPFNWVPVVSKELTGRMLASLLDFPYDEREKLVGWSDRLSGASSATGGEFTNEDVFFDDAADMAWAFSKLWRDKEARQKAGEEPGFDLISMLQSNEDTKDLINRPLEFIGNLALLIVGGNDTTRNSMSGGVLALNQFPEQFEKLKANPKLIPNMVSEIIRWQTPLAYMRRVAKQDVELNGQTIKKGDRVLMWYASGNQDERKFENPEQFIIDRKDTRNHVSFGYGVHRCMGNRLAELQLRILWEELLPRFENIEVIGEPERVQSNFVRGYSKMMVKLTAKK; this is encoded by the coding sequence ATGTCAACGAGTTCAAGTACAAGTAATGACATCCAGGCAAAAATAATTAACGCCACATCCAAAGTCGTGCCAATGCATCTACAGATCAAGGCACTAAAAAACTTGATGAAGGTGAAGCGGAAGACCATTGGCACTTCCCGCCCTCAGGTGCACTTTGTTGAAACCGATTTGCCTGACGTCAATGATTTGGCGATAGAAGATATCGATACGAGTAACCCTTTTTTATACCGACAAGGTAAGGCGAATGCGTACTTTAAGCGGTTGCGTGATGAAGCGCCGGTGCACTACCAGAAGAACAGTGCTTTCGGGCCGTTCTGGTCGGTAACACGCTACGAAGATATTGTCTTCGTGGACAAGAGCCATGATTTGTTTTCCGCCGAACCCCAAATTATCTTGGGTGATCCTCCGGAAGGCCTGTCGGTTGAAATGTTCATCGCTATGGATCCTCCCAAGCACGACGTACAGCGTCGGGCAGTCCAGGGTGTTGTTGCGCCCAAGAACCTGAAAGAAATGGAAGGACTGATCCGCAAGCGCACCGGGGACGTACTCGATAGCCTGCCGTTGGACACTCCGTTCAACTGGGTGCCGGTGGTGTCGAAAGAGCTGACCGGGCGCATGCTCGCCTCACTGTTAGATTTCCCGTATGACGAACGCGAAAAACTGGTTGGCTGGTCGGATCGATTGTCCGGCGCGTCCTCGGCAACCGGCGGCGAGTTTACGAATGAAGATGTGTTTTTTGATGATGCTGCAGATATGGCGTGGGCTTTCTCCAAGCTTTGGCGTGATAAAGAAGCCCGTCAAAAAGCAGGTGAAGAGCCGGGTTTCGATTTGATCAGCATGCTTCAGTCCAATGAAGACACAAAAGATCTGATCAATCGTCCTTTGGAATTCATTGGTAATCTCGCGTTGTTGATTGTTGGCGGTAATGACACCACGCGTAACTCAATGAGCGGGGGGGTGCTGGCTTTAAATCAGTTCCCAGAGCAATTCGAGAAGCTAAAGGCGAACCCAAAGCTTATCCCCAATATGGTCTCTGAAATCATTCGCTGGCAAACGCCGCTTGCGTATATGCGCCGGGTTGCCAAGCAGGATGTGGAGCTGAACGGACAGACCATCAAGAAGGGTGATCGCGTGCTGATGTGGTATGCGTCGGGCAACCAGGATGAGAGAAAATTTGAGAATCCTGAGCAATTCATCATCGACCGCAAAGATACGCGTAACCATGTGTCGTTTGGTTATGGGGTTCACCGTTGTATGGGCAACCGCCTTGCCGAACTGCAGCTGCGTATTCTGTGGGAAGAGCTTCTCCCTCGCTTTGAAAACATCGAAGTGATCGGTGAGCCGGAGCGCGTGCAATCGAACTTTGTGCGGGGCTATTCCAAGATGATGGTTAAGTTGACGGCTAAAAAATAA
- the hldE gene encoding bifunctional D-glycero-beta-D-manno-heptose-7-phosphate kinase/D-glycero-beta-D-manno-heptose 1-phosphate adenylyltransferase HldE: MQNPHIPSFAQARVLVAGDVMLDRYWHGPTSRISPEAPVPVVRVTELEDRPGGAANVALNMAALGARAELVGVTGRDEAASILEERLAAAEVGCHFQKVDGLPTITKLRVISRQQQLLRLDFEEAFHSQDPAPFAEQVKQQLVHCGALVLSDYAKGALRDCPGLIALAREAGVPVLVDPKGTDFEPYRGATLLTPNLSEFEAVVGVVKDEQDLIAKGQQLIRDLDLQAMLVTRSEKGMTLLRDGLPELHLPARAREVFDVTGAGDTVISVLAVSLAAGAAMEDAVALANIAAGIVVAKLGTAVVSAPELRRAVHQEGGSGRGVMSEAQLLIAIEDARAQGERIVFTNGCFDIIHAGHVGYLDTARRQGDRLVLAVNGDESIRRLKGPGRPINPLERRMAVLAALEAVDWVVAFDTDTPEPLLESIKPDVLVKGGDYSVDQVVGHEFVKSYGGEVKVLDFIDDISTTKIVERIREKD, translated from the coding sequence ATGCAAAACCCGCACATCCCTTCTTTTGCCCAAGCCCGTGTTCTGGTGGCGGGTGATGTCATGCTGGATCGCTATTGGCACGGCCCCACCAGCCGTATTTCACCGGAGGCGCCAGTGCCTGTGGTGCGCGTGACCGAGCTAGAAGATCGCCCTGGTGGTGCCGCCAATGTGGCATTGAACATGGCCGCCTTGGGCGCCCGTGCAGAGCTGGTTGGGGTGACGGGCCGGGATGAAGCTGCCTCGATTCTGGAAGAGCGGCTGGCGGCGGCGGAAGTGGGCTGCCATTTCCAGAAAGTGGACGGGTTGCCCACGATTACCAAATTGCGGGTGATTAGTCGTCAGCAACAACTGTTGCGGCTGGATTTTGAAGAAGCGTTCCACAGCCAGGACCCGGCGCCGTTTGCCGAGCAGGTTAAGCAGCAGTTAGTCCATTGCGGTGCGCTGGTGTTGTCGGATTATGCCAAAGGCGCCCTGCGTGACTGTCCTGGTCTGATCGCCCTGGCCCGCGAAGCGGGGGTGCCGGTGCTGGTGGATCCCAAGGGTACCGATTTTGAGCCCTATCGCGGGGCGACCTTGCTGACGCCGAACCTGAGTGAGTTTGAAGCGGTGGTGGGCGTGGTGAAAGATGAGCAGGACCTGATTGCCAAGGGCCAGCAGCTGATCCGCGATCTGGACCTGCAGGCCATGCTGGTCACTCGCAGTGAAAAGGGCATGACCCTGCTGCGTGATGGCTTGCCGGAGCTGCACTTGCCGGCCCGTGCCCGTGAAGTATTCGATGTCACTGGCGCGGGGGACACGGTGATCTCGGTGCTGGCGGTGTCGTTAGCTGCGGGCGCCGCCATGGAAGATGCGGTGGCCTTGGCCAACATTGCCGCTGGCATTGTGGTGGCGAAACTGGGCACGGCGGTGGTCTCCGCTCCCGAATTGCGTCGTGCGGTGCATCAAGAGGGGGGCTCCGGTCGTGGCGTGATGAGCGAAGCGCAATTGCTGATTGCCATCGAGGATGCTCGCGCCCAGGGCGAGAGAATCGTTTTCACCAATGGCTGTTTCGACATTATCCATGCCGGTCATGTGGGGTATTTGGATACGGCTCGTCGGCAAGGGGACCGCTTGGTGCTTGCGGTAAACGGTGATGAATCGATTCGACGGTTGAAGGGGCCGGGTCGGCCTATTAATCCGCTTGAGCGCCGCATGGCAGTCTTGGCTGCGTTGGAGGCGGTGGACTGGGTGGTGGCTTTCGATACTGATACACCGGAGCCACTGTTGGAGTCCATTAAGCCAGATGTTCTTGTGAAAGGCGGTGACTACAGCGTAGACCAGGTGGTGGGCCACGAATTTGTGAAAAGCTATGGTGGTGAGGTAAAAGTGCTCGATTTCATCGATGACATCTCCACCACCAAGATTGTGGAGCGCATTCGAGAGAAAGATTAA
- a CDS encoding M48 family metallopeptidase: MRFFLLAILPLLLVGCDQTPTGRDQLALVPESMMADFGRQTFVQMQQQLPVGTGESARRKVQCVAEHLISRIPARFPGATMPTTWEVVLFADSTPNAFALPGGKIGVNEGLLKVAQSDDQLAAVVGHEIAHVLAKHGNERLTQELGIKTVLFIVGLFSEGDADTENIRQALGVGAYLGIALPFSRSHEQEADAMGLELMASAGFDPLQSIQLWRNMAAAGGAQPMEFLSTHPNHDSRIKALEERMGNTLPLYHQASPVNCER; the protein is encoded by the coding sequence GTGCGTTTTTTCCTCTTGGCCATTTTGCCTTTACTGCTGGTCGGCTGCGACCAGACTCCCACCGGTCGCGACCAACTGGCGCTAGTACCAGAGTCTATGATGGCGGACTTTGGTCGTCAGACTTTTGTGCAGATGCAGCAGCAGTTGCCGGTGGGTACCGGCGAAAGCGCCCGCCGAAAGGTGCAATGTGTGGCAGAGCACCTGATCAGCCGCATCCCCGCACGCTTTCCTGGTGCGACCATGCCGACCACCTGGGAGGTGGTGCTGTTCGCAGATTCCACACCTAATGCCTTTGCTCTACCCGGAGGCAAGATAGGCGTCAATGAAGGGCTGCTTAAGGTGGCACAAAGCGACGACCAGCTGGCCGCAGTGGTGGGCCATGAAATCGCCCATGTACTGGCCAAGCACGGCAACGAGCGGTTAACCCAGGAGTTGGGCATCAAAACAGTATTGTTCATCGTTGGGCTGTTCAGTGAAGGTGATGCAGATACCGAGAATATTCGGCAGGCCCTCGGCGTGGGAGCATATCTGGGGATTGCGCTACCGTTCAGCCGTAGCCATGAGCAGGAAGCGGACGCCATGGGCCTAGAGTTGATGGCCAGCGCGGGTTTTGATCCACTACAAAGCATTCAACTATGGCGCAATATGGCCGCCGCAGGCGGTGCCCAACCTATGGAGTTTCTCTCCACCCACCCTAATCACGACAGCCGCATCAAGGCACTGGAGGAGCGGATGGGGAACACCCTGCCGCTGTATCATCAAGCGTCGCCGGTGAACTGCGAACGCTAA
- a CDS encoding oxidative damage protection protein, with translation MSRTVFCRKYQSDMEGLPRPPFPGPKGQDIFDHVSQQAWKEWLHEQTMLINEKHLNVMDPEAKRFLDEQRDRFLNNENYEKAEGYVPPAHDANK, from the coding sequence ATGAGCCGCACGGTTTTCTGCCGCAAATACCAAAGCGACATGGAAGGTCTGCCCCGTCCACCCTTCCCAGGCCCCAAGGGGCAGGACATCTTCGACCATGTATCCCAGCAAGCCTGGAAGGAATGGCTTCACGAACAAACCATGCTCATCAACGAAAAACACCTGAACGTGATGGACCCGGAAGCCAAACGCTTCCTTGATGAGCAACGTGATCGTTTTCTGAACAATGAAAACTACGAAAAAGCAGAGGGATACGTTCCACCTGCTCACGATGCGAACAAATAA